A single window of Bacteroides sp. DNA harbors:
- a CDS encoding MFS transporter produces the protein MANDKVKKRSPWAWIPTLYFAEGIPYVVVMTVSVIMYKRLGISNTDIALYTSWLYLPWVIKPLWSPIVDLFKTKRWWIVIMQLMIGAGLAGVAFTIPLPGFFQYTLAFFWLLAFSSATHDIAADGFYMLGLDEHEQAYFVGIRSTFYRVAMITGQGLLIILAGFFEVFTGQEPVEFRVEATPAAAEMVEYTPAERASEADELTFRITTEMLELNTGNIPSDQADSIRQWVASQNLANGFVFPEEAAEAGEPSWFARSISEPFAHWLRTHFRHDHVQDLSPQDLQGNIGLVGITLSAPPEEGKEIVLNSRFRRGDASIRMIQGERLAFNPDNWNQTAWIAVQLDPKLDRPAQAFFEGRSGNIPLAWSITFFILAGFFLAVFVYHRIILPRPASDKAVVQETGENAFTEFFRTFGSFFRKGNLGPALAFLLLFRLGEAQLVKLASPFLLDDRQVGGLGLTTGDVGLIYGTIGILALTLGGILGGVLASRKGLKYWIWPMALSINLPNLMYVYLSYATPTQFWLIAGSVAIEQFGYGFGFTAYMLFMIYFAEGKHKTAHFAISTGFMALGMMLPGMISGWLQEIIGYQNFFIWVMLCTLPGFLVIRFLKINPSFGIKKTTEKTGEKD, from the coding sequence ATGGCAAACGATAAGGTAAAGAAACGCTCGCCCTGGGCATGGATCCCCACCCTCTATTTTGCGGAAGGGATACCCTATGTGGTCGTCATGACGGTATCGGTGATCATGTACAAACGACTCGGTATTTCCAATACGGATATTGCGCTCTATACCAGCTGGCTTTATCTTCCCTGGGTCATTAAACCACTCTGGAGCCCCATTGTCGATTTATTCAAAACCAAACGCTGGTGGATAGTCATTATGCAGCTGATGATAGGGGCCGGACTGGCGGGGGTGGCCTTTACCATCCCCCTGCCTGGGTTTTTCCAATATACCCTTGCCTTCTTCTGGCTCCTGGCTTTTAGTTCGGCCACCCACGACATTGCTGCCGACGGTTTTTATATGCTGGGCCTCGACGAACACGAACAGGCTTATTTCGTGGGGATAAGGAGCACCTTTTACCGGGTGGCCATGATAACGGGTCAGGGCCTCCTGATCATCCTCGCAGGCTTTTTTGAAGTATTTACCGGGCAGGAACCGGTGGAATTCAGGGTGGAGGCTACCCCGGCAGCCGCAGAAATGGTTGAATATACCCCGGCTGAAAGAGCATCTGAGGCTGATGAACTTACCTTCCGGATAACCACTGAAATGCTGGAGCTCAACACGGGGAATATCCCCAGTGACCAGGCCGACTCCATCAGGCAATGGGTTGCCAGCCAGAATCTCGCCAATGGATTTGTGTTTCCCGAAGAGGCAGCCGAAGCCGGGGAACCCTCCTGGTTTGCCCGCAGCATATCCGAACCCTTTGCCCATTGGCTGCGCACCCACTTCAGGCATGATCACGTTCAGGACCTCAGCCCTCAGGATTTGCAGGGAAACATTGGCCTGGTGGGCATTACCCTTTCAGCCCCTCCCGAAGAGGGCAAGGAAATCGTGCTGAATTCCAGGTTCAGAAGGGGAGATGCCAGCATCCGCATGATCCAGGGTGAACGTCTGGCGTTCAACCCTGACAACTGGAACCAGACCGCATGGATCGCCGTTCAGCTTGACCCCAAACTGGACCGCCCTGCCCAGGCATTCTTCGAAGGCCGTTCAGGTAACATCCCCCTGGCCTGGTCCATCACCTTCTTCATCCTGGCTGGATTTTTCCTCGCAGTCTTTGTTTATCACCGCATTATTCTCCCACGGCCGGCTTCCGACAAAGCGGTGGTGCAGGAGACCGGCGAAAACGCTTTCACTGAGTTTTTCAGGACTTTTGGGTCCTTCTTCCGAAAAGGAAACCTGGGCCCAGCCCTGGCTTTCTTACTGCTGTTCCGTCTGGGAGAAGCACAGCTGGTGAAGCTCGCATCGCCCTTCCTGCTCGATGACCGACAGGTAGGCGGACTGGGCCTTACTACCGGCGATGTGGGTCTTATTTATGGCACCATCGGCATCCTGGCACTGACCCTGGGCGGCATCCTCGGGGGCGTGCTGGCTTCCAGGAAAGGCCTGAAGTACTGGATATGGCCCATGGCCCTGTCCATTAACCTGCCAAACCTGATGTACGTCTACCTTTCCTACGCAACACCCACCCAGTTCTGGCTCATCGCCGGCTCGGTGGCCATTGAACAGTTCGGCTATGGATTTGGTTTTACGGCTTATATGCTGTTCATGATCTATTTTGCCGAAGGGAAGCACAAAACCGCTCATTTCGCCATCAGCACAGGCTTCATGGCCCTGGGGATGATGCTCCCGGGCATGATCTCGGGCTGGCTGCAGGAGATCATCGGCTATCAGAACTTCTTTATCTGGGTCATGCTTTGTACCCTCCCGGGATTCCTGGTCATCCGCTTCCTGAAAATTAACCCTTCTTTTGGGATCAAGAAAACAACAGAAAAAACCGGGGAAAAGGACTGA